A genomic window from Fusarium falciforme chromosome 2, complete sequence includes:
- a CDS encoding MFS domain-containing protein has protein sequence MATQETATNNVNPKDEATVDHVDFQEDMMKSTDVEQHDKFGSHAKTDPKEIALVKKLDMYLMPILWIMYFLNFLDRNAIVNGKLNGLDKDLGMVGSQYNTCVSIFFVGYITGMIPSNVLITRIRPSWYMSGWMMAWAIVSTLICVVKSYHGMLACRLILGMTEAPFYSGACYLVSLFYNRKETATRLAIFYTGNLLASSFSGLIAAGVFAGLDGRYGLEGWRWLFLIQGVITVGVAVIAFFMLPNAPLQTRWLSQEERQLAHSRIANDTTEKRPATGSWSGLWDAVKDYRTWIFALQGNLHLSANGFKNYMPTAVKSLGFNTTITLVLTCPPFLIATATSILVSYSSGRRNERTWHITISKLIASIGFAVATGTHNIGARYFAMVLFVGATYGVNNINIAWTSATLGQTDEKKAAAIAIVNTLGNLSFVYTPYLWPDSDAPLFRLAMIASIVFSMGVVATAWVMKFVLKRANKKIRASDNEAVNFYAY, from the exons ATGGCTACTCAAGAAACAGCAACCAACAATGTCAATCCCAAGGATGAAGCGACAGTTGATCATGTTGACTTTCAAGAAGACATGATGAAATCCACTGACGTAGAGCAGCACGACAAGTTTGGGTCCCACGCCAAGACGGACCCAAAGGAGATTGCCctcgtcaagaagctcgacatGTACTTGATG CCTATTCTCTGGATCATGTACTTTCTAAACTTTCTCGATCGAAACGCCATCGTCAACGGGAAACTCAACGGCCTGGATAAGGATCTTGGCATGGTTGGATCCCAGTACAACACCTGCGTCAGCATCTTCTTCGTCGG ATACATCACCGGCATGATTCCATCTAATGTCTTGATCACCCGCATCAGACCCTCTTGGTACATGTCCGGGTGGATGATGGCGTGGGCGATTGTATCGACTCTTATCTGCGTTGTCAAGAGTTATCATGGCATGCTAGCTTGCAG ACTCATCCTCGGTATGACTGAAGCTCCCTTCTACTCTGGTGCCTGTTACCTTGTCAGTCTCTTCTACAACAGAAAAGAGACGGCGACTAGACTAGCAATATTCTACACGGGCAATCTCCTCGCGAGTTCATTCTCCGGCTTGATCGCAGCAGGTGTCTTTGCTGGTCTCGACGGACGATACGGTCTAGAAGGATGGCGCTggctcttcctcatccaagGTGTAATCACTG TGGGAGTCGCCGTAATCGCCTTCTTCATGCTCCCCAACGCTCCCCTCCAGACACGTTGGCTCAGCCAAGAAGAGCGCCAACTCGCCCACTCTAGAATTGCCAACGACACGACCGAGAAGCGACCCGCTACAGGCAGTTGGTCGGGTCTCTGGGATGCTGTTAAGGACTACCGGACTTGGATCTTTGCGCTGCAAGGAAATCTCCATCTCTCTGCCAATGGCTTCAAGAACTACATGCCCACCGCTGTCAAGTCCCTCggcttcaacaccaccatcactcTCGTCCTTACCTGTCCCCCATTCCTCATCGCGACAGCTACATCAATCCTCGTCTCATACTCATCTGGTCGTCGCAACGAACGGACATGGCACATCACCATCTCAAAGCTCATCGCGAGCATTGGCTTTGCTGTAGCTACTGGAACCCACAACATCGGAGCACGATACTTTGCCATGGTCCTCTTCGTCGGCGCCACATACGGAGTAAATAACATCAACATCGCCTGGACATCTGCAACTCTCGGTCAGACAGACGAGAAAAAAGCAGCAGCGATTGCCATTGTCAACACTCTAGGTAATCTCTCATTTGTCTATACTCCTTACCTTTGGCCAGATAGCGATGCGCCGTTGTTCCGTCTGGCTATGATTGCGAGCATCGTCTTCTCCATGGGCGTTGTGGCGACGGCTTGGGTGATGAAGTTTGTGTTAAAAAGGGCGAACAAGAAGATCAGGGCATCGGATAACGAGGCGGTTAATTTTTACGCCTATTAA